In one window of Microbacterium sp. PM5 DNA:
- a CDS encoding HAD-IA family hydrolase, producing the protein MTAELPELPDLRALDGVLFDLDGVLTPTADVHMHAWQSMFTELFTSWGIEPPYTQDDYFRYLDGKQRYDGVASLLRSRDVEVPWGDPSDPITADTVCGIGNRKNEVFARVLRTDGIAPYPGSLALIEQLRAAGTPIGVVSSSKNAEEVLTIAGIREFFPVVVDGVVSAREGLRSKPAPDMFAAGARMLGVDPARSAAVEDAHSGVASAAAAGFGLVVGVDRGAGAQALLDLGATLVVDDLSAFVTR; encoded by the coding sequence GTGACAGCCGAGCTTCCCGAGCTTCCCGACCTGCGCGCACTCGACGGCGTGCTCTTCGACCTGGACGGCGTGCTGACGCCGACGGCCGACGTGCACATGCACGCGTGGCAGTCGATGTTCACCGAGCTGTTCACCTCGTGGGGGATCGAGCCGCCGTACACGCAGGACGACTACTTCCGCTACCTCGACGGAAAGCAGCGCTACGACGGCGTCGCGAGCCTCCTGCGCTCGCGCGACGTGGAAGTGCCGTGGGGGGACCCGTCCGACCCGATCACCGCCGACACGGTCTGCGGCATCGGCAACCGCAAGAACGAGGTGTTCGCCCGCGTGCTGCGCACCGACGGCATCGCCCCGTATCCGGGCTCTCTCGCGCTGATCGAGCAGCTGCGCGCCGCGGGGACTCCGATCGGCGTCGTGTCGAGCTCGAAGAACGCCGAAGAGGTGCTGACGATCGCCGGCATCCGTGAGTTCTTCCCCGTCGTCGTCGATGGGGTGGTCTCGGCGCGAGAGGGGCTGCGCTCCAAGCCCGCCCCCGACATGTTCGCGGCCGGTGCCCGCATGCTCGGCGTCGATCCCGCCCGCAGCGCCGCGGTCGAAGACGCCCACTCCGGCGTCGCGTCGGCGGCGGCCGCCGGCTTCGGCCTCGTCGTGGGCGTCGACCGCGGCGCCGGGGCGCAGGCGCTGCTCGATCTCGGCGCGACGCTCGTCGTCGACGATCTCTCGGCTTTCGTCACCCGATGA
- a CDS encoding glycosyl hydrolase family 65 protein — MDRDRFPIDPWRLVETRFSLDDVGVTETLFALGNGYLGLRGNQPEGRHAHEHGTFINGFHEIFPIRHAEQAYGFAEVGQTIINAPDAKVMRVYVDDEPLSFDVADIREYERALDMRAGTLTRHIRWMTPSGKDVVIDFERMVSFEERHLAVMRVTVTVLNSDAPVTISCQIVNRQDGQDVYGGSAPGGAAKKGFDPRKAEKIEDRVLHPEEYWQDGDRVALSYRVNASGMTMAVVADHIVDTENEYSSRTLIEPDIAKNVYRVQAKAGVPVTVTKLVSYHTSRGVPARELVDRGRRALDRVGAEGVSRQFERQRAWMDAFWDRSDVAIGGHDDLQQATRWCLFQLAQAAARADGQGVPAKGVSGSGYSGHYFWDTEIYVLPFLMYTTPLWARNALRMRYLMLPAARRRAVQLNEAGALFPWRTISGEEASAYYAAGTAQYHINADVSFALAKYVRATGDDEFLYREGVDIAVETARLWATLGFWRFTEDGQPEVFHIHGVTGPDEYTTVVNDNLFTNVMARFNLRFAARVVREMAQDAPEHYAQMVERLSFDPAEADAWDAAAEAMHIPYSEGLGIHPQDEVFLEREVWDLENTPPEQRPLLLHFHPLVIYRYQVLKQADVVLALYLQGNHFTDEEKLADFEYYDPLTTGDSTLSAVVQAILAAEVGYQDLALEYFSQSIFVDLGDLHHNASDGVHVASAGGVWTALVAGFGGMRDHYGELSFDPRLPKAWPSLSFTLHWQGTPLKIEITAEQLRVDAGAGEPVSFSVRGETFVVGPDSTLTVPLRGQGPELSGRPTISDIGDALREDGTLLSASVPTMTTSIPVITGSIPIVGAMPGDDANLGIDS, encoded by the coding sequence ATGGATCGCGACCGTTTTCCGATCGACCCGTGGCGCCTCGTGGAGACGCGCTTCTCCCTGGACGACGTCGGGGTCACCGAGACGCTGTTCGCGCTCGGCAACGGCTATCTGGGCCTGCGCGGCAATCAGCCCGAGGGCCGCCACGCCCACGAGCACGGCACGTTCATCAACGGCTTCCACGAGATCTTCCCGATCCGTCACGCCGAGCAGGCCTACGGCTTCGCCGAGGTCGGGCAGACGATCATCAACGCTCCGGACGCCAAGGTCATGCGCGTCTACGTCGACGATGAGCCCCTGTCGTTCGACGTCGCCGACATCCGCGAGTACGAGCGCGCGTTGGACATGCGCGCGGGCACGCTCACGCGTCACATCCGGTGGATGACGCCCAGCGGCAAGGACGTCGTGATCGACTTCGAGCGGATGGTCTCCTTCGAGGAACGTCATCTCGCCGTCATGCGCGTCACCGTGACGGTGCTCAACAGCGATGCGCCGGTGACGATCAGCTGCCAGATCGTCAACCGCCAGGACGGGCAAGACGTCTACGGTGGATCGGCGCCCGGCGGCGCTGCGAAGAAGGGCTTCGACCCGCGCAAGGCGGAGAAGATCGAAGACCGCGTCCTGCACCCCGAGGAGTACTGGCAGGACGGCGATCGCGTCGCCCTGTCGTACCGGGTGAACGCGTCGGGGATGACGATGGCGGTCGTCGCCGACCACATCGTCGACACCGAGAACGAGTACTCCTCGCGCACGCTCATCGAACCCGACATCGCGAAGAACGTCTATCGCGTACAGGCGAAGGCGGGCGTGCCGGTGACGGTCACGAAGCTCGTCAGCTATCACACGTCGCGCGGCGTCCCCGCGCGCGAGCTCGTCGATCGGGGTCGCCGCGCGCTCGATCGCGTGGGTGCCGAGGGCGTCTCTCGGCAGTTCGAGCGCCAGCGGGCCTGGATGGACGCGTTCTGGGACCGCTCCGACGTCGCCATCGGCGGTCACGACGACCTGCAGCAGGCGACACGCTGGTGTCTGTTCCAGCTCGCGCAGGCAGCGGCCCGCGCCGACGGTCAGGGCGTTCCCGCCAAGGGCGTGTCGGGCTCGGGGTACAGCGGTCACTACTTCTGGGACACCGAGATCTACGTGCTCCCGTTCCTCATGTACACGACCCCGCTCTGGGCTCGCAACGCGTTGCGGATGCGCTACCTCATGCTGCCGGCCGCGCGTCGTCGTGCCGTGCAGCTCAACGAGGCGGGGGCCCTCTTCCCGTGGCGCACGATCAGCGGTGAGGAGGCGTCGGCCTACTACGCCGCCGGCACCGCGCAGTACCACATCAACGCCGACGTCAGCTTCGCGCTCGCCAAGTACGTGCGTGCCACGGGTGACGACGAGTTCCTCTACCGCGAGGGCGTGGACATCGCCGTCGAGACGGCGCGGCTCTGGGCCACGCTCGGGTTCTGGCGCTTCACCGAGGACGGCCAGCCCGAGGTGTTCCACATCCACGGCGTCACCGGTCCCGACGAGTACACGACGGTCGTCAACGACAACCTCTTCACGAACGTGATGGCGCGCTTCAACCTGCGTTTCGCGGCGCGTGTCGTGCGCGAGATGGCGCAGGATGCGCCGGAGCACTACGCGCAGATGGTGGAGCGGCTCTCGTTCGACCCGGCGGAGGCGGACGCGTGGGATGCCGCCGCGGAGGCGATGCACATCCCGTACAGCGAGGGCCTCGGCATCCATCCTCAGGACGAGGTGTTCCTCGAGCGCGAGGTATGGGATCTGGAGAACACGCCGCCCGAGCAGCGTCCGCTGCTGCTGCACTTCCACCCGCTCGTGATCTACCGGTACCAGGTGCTCAAGCAGGCCGATGTCGTGCTGGCGCTGTACCTGCAGGGCAATCACTTCACCGACGAGGAGAAGCTGGCCGATTTCGAGTACTACGACCCGCTGACGACGGGAGATTCGACGCTGTCGGCGGTCGTCCAGGCGATCCTTGCGGCCGAGGTCGGGTATCAGGATCTGGCTCTGGAGTACTTCTCGCAGTCGATCTTCGTCGACCTCGGCGACCTGCACCACAACGCGTCCGACGGGGTGCACGTGGCCTCCGCCGGCGGCGTCTGGACCGCGCTGGTCGCCGGCTTCGGCGGCATGCGGGATCACTACGGCGAGCTGAGCTTCGATCCGCGCCTGCCCAAGGCCTGGCCGTCACTGTCGTTCACCCTGCACTGGCAGGGCACGCCGCTGAAGATCGAGATCACCGCGGAGCAGCTGCGCGTGGATGCCGGTGCCGGCGAGCCGGTCTCCTTCTCGGTGCGCGGCGAGACGTTCGTCGTCGGACCGGACTCGACGCTGACGGTGCCGCTGCGCGGTCAGGGGCCTGAGCTGTCGGGTCGTCCCACGATCAGCGACATCGGCGACGCCCTGCGCGAAGACGGCACGTTGCTGTCGGCTTCCGTGCCGACGATGACGACCTCGATTCCGGTGATCACCGGCAGCATCCCGATCGTCGGGGCGATGCCGGGCGACGACGCGAACCTCGGCATCGACTCCTGA
- a CDS encoding NAD(P)-binding domain-containing protein: MSIDVPTATVDVIVIGAGQAGLSAAYHLRRRGFVPAPSDGDGDGDARTFAVLDADAAPGGAWQHRWRSLRMGTVNGIYELPGAPVPPADPMAPSADVLPAYFADYERRFDLRVHRPVIVRAVRRVDDDPNGLLRIETDRGAWFARYVINATGTWRRPFWPHYPGQEDFAGRQLHVHDYVSADEFAGQRVVIVGAGISAVQLLEEISHVADTFWVTRADVRWDAAEFDTAARVAAIAGVEERVRRGDPPGSVISVTGQHWTPWARAAEKRGVLVRHPMFERIEEHGVRMPDGTFEPADAILWATGFRADIAHLSPLGLRTAAGGVRVANGRALDDGRLFLIGYGPSQSTVGANRAGRDAARAIAAETDAHRSPGAGPSVSRAVASATV, encoded by the coding sequence ATGAGCATCGACGTCCCCACCGCGACGGTGGACGTCATCGTCATCGGTGCCGGCCAGGCGGGCCTGTCGGCCGCATACCATCTGCGTCGCCGCGGCTTCGTCCCCGCACCCAGCGACGGCGACGGCGACGGCGACGCCCGCACCTTCGCGGTGCTCGACGCCGACGCCGCTCCCGGCGGGGCGTGGCAGCATCGCTGGCGGTCACTGCGGATGGGAACGGTCAACGGCATCTACGAGCTTCCGGGCGCACCCGTGCCGCCCGCCGATCCGATGGCGCCGAGCGCGGACGTGCTGCCCGCGTACTTCGCGGACTACGAGCGTCGCTTCGATCTGCGCGTGCACCGTCCGGTGATCGTGCGCGCGGTTCGCCGGGTCGACGACGACCCGAACGGTCTCCTGCGCATCGAGACCGACCGAGGCGCATGGTTCGCGCGGTACGTCATCAACGCGACCGGCACGTGGCGACGCCCGTTCTGGCCCCACTACCCCGGCCAGGAGGATTTCGCCGGTCGTCAACTGCACGTGCACGACTACGTGTCGGCCGATGAGTTCGCCGGGCAGCGCGTCGTCATCGTCGGCGCGGGGATCTCGGCCGTGCAGCTGCTGGAGGAGATCTCCCACGTCGCCGACACGTTCTGGGTCACGCGCGCAGACGTGCGATGGGATGCCGCGGAGTTCGACACCGCCGCGCGCGTCGCCGCGATCGCCGGCGTCGAGGAGCGCGTGCGCCGCGGCGACCCGCCGGGAAGCGTCATCTCCGTCACGGGCCAGCACTGGACACCGTGGGCGCGAGCCGCTGAGAAACGCGGAGTGCTGGTGCGCCACCCCATGTTCGAGCGCATCGAAGAGCACGGCGTGCGCATGCCGGACGGCACGTTCGAACCCGCCGACGCGATCCTGTGGGCCACGGGCTTCCGCGCCGACATCGCCCACCTCTCCCCCCTGGGCCTGCGGACCGCGGCGGGCGGAGTCCGCGTGGCGAACGGTCGCGCGCTCGACGATGGGCGCCTGTTCCTCATCGGCTACGGCCCTTCGCAGTCCACGGTGGGCGCCAACCGCGCGGGGCGCGACGCGGCGCGCGCCATCGCCGCCGAGACGGATGCGCACCGCAGCCCTGGTGCGGGCCCATCGGTGTCGCGCGCCGTCGCCTCCGCGACGGTGTGA